In Mesorhizobium sp., one DNA window encodes the following:
- a CDS encoding Bax inhibitor-1/YccA family protein, which produces MADLRNYQMRAGAGTRVDTGIDEGLRAYMLKVYNLMALGLAITGLAALGTMMLATTNDPAAAAATLGNGKMLTSLGLALYGSPLKWVVMLAPLGMVFFLSARIHTLSVSAAQTTFWIFAALMGLSLSSIFLVYTSASIVQTFFITAASFGALSLFGYTTKRDLTGWGSFLIMGVFGLIIAMVVNIFLASPALQFAISAIGVLIFAGLTAYDTQKIKEMYFEGDEVLVAGRKAIMGALTLYLDFINLFSFLLSFLGNRE; this is translated from the coding sequence ATGGCTGACCTTCGCAATTACCAGATGCGTGCAGGCGCGGGCACCCGCGTCGACACCGGCATCGACGAAGGGCTGCGCGCCTATATGCTGAAGGTTTACAACCTGATGGCGCTCGGCCTTGCAATTACCGGCCTGGCCGCGCTCGGTACGATGATGCTCGCGACCACCAACGATCCGGCCGCTGCCGCGGCGACGCTCGGCAACGGCAAGATGCTGACCTCGCTCGGCCTTGCGCTCTACGGCTCGCCGCTGAAGTGGGTGGTCATGCTCGCCCCGCTCGGGATGGTCTTCTTCCTGAGCGCGCGCATCCACACGCTCAGCGTGTCGGCTGCCCAGACGACGTTCTGGATCTTCGCCGCGCTGATGGGCCTGTCGCTGTCGTCGATCTTCCTGGTCTATACCTCGGCCTCGATCGTGCAGACCTTCTTCATCACGGCGGCTTCGTTCGGCGCGCTGTCGCTGTTCGGCTACACGACGAAGCGCGACCTGACAGGCTGGGGCTCGTTCCTGATCATGGGCGTGTTCGGCCTGATCATCGCGATGGTGGTGAACATCTTCCTCGCCTCGCCGGCGCTGCAGTTCGCCATCTCGGCGATCGGCGTGCTGATCTTCGCGGGCCTCACCGCCTATGACACGCAGAAGATCAAGGAGATGTATTTCGAGGGCGACGAAGTGCTGGTCGCCGGCCGCAAGGCCATCATGGGCGCGCTGACGCTCTATCTCGACTTCATCAACCTGTTCTCGTTCCTGCTGTCCTTCCTCGGCAATCGCGAGTAG
- a CDS encoding GNAT family N-acetyltransferase, whose translation MTIDIRPAEPSDLPAIAGIYAHAVTHGTASYELEAPSLDEMRGRYQGLVSAGYPYLVAVGGGAILGYAYAGPFRPRRAYRFMVEDSIYLAPESQGKGVGGLLLARLVAECTALGFRQIAAVIGDGERNRASVRLHEKAGFRHAGTLEGSGYKHGRWLDTVFMQLTINGGKDLPPDPESLPGRMI comes from the coding sequence ATGACCATCGACATCCGCCCCGCCGAGCCCTCCGACCTGCCGGCCATCGCCGGGATCTACGCGCATGCGGTGACGCATGGAACGGCGAGCTACGAGCTGGAGGCACCCAGCCTCGACGAGATGCGGGGCCGCTACCAGGGGCTCGTGTCGGCCGGCTATCCGTATCTCGTCGCCGTAGGCGGCGGGGCGATCCTCGGCTATGCCTATGCCGGGCCGTTCCGGCCGCGCCGCGCCTATCGCTTCATGGTGGAGGATTCGATCTACCTTGCCCCCGAATCACAGGGCAAGGGCGTCGGCGGCCTGCTGCTCGCCCGGCTGGTCGCCGAATGCACCGCGCTCGGTTTCCGCCAGATCGCGGCGGTGATCGGCGACGGCGAGCGCAACCGCGCCTCGGTGCGGCTGCACGAGAAGGCGGGCTTCCGTCACGCCGGCACGCTGGAGGGGTCCGGCTACAAGCACGGGCGGTGGCTGGACACGGTGTTCATGCAGCTGACGATCAATGGCGGGAAAGATCTGCCGCCAGACCCCGAATCACTTCCGGGCCGGATGATTTAG
- a CDS encoding DUF2794 domain-containing protein: protein MVERSAGGEGGDDSAILIPLSDARRQRMDIPVTFDRRELDQILRLYGRMVAANEWRDYAIDHMSDRAVFSVFRRTSETPLYRIVKDPSLARRQGAYSVVSASGLILKRGHELARVLTVFDKTLKLVEA, encoded by the coding sequence ATGGTCGAACGCAGCGCCGGCGGGGAGGGCGGTGACGATTCCGCAATACTGATTCCGCTGTCGGACGCGCGCCGCCAGCGGATGGACATACCGGTTACCTTCGACAGGCGCGAACTTGATCAGATTCTCCGGCTTTACGGTCGCATGGTCGCCGCCAACGAGTGGCGCGACTACGCCATCGACCACATGAGCGACCGCGCGGTTTTCTCGGTCTTCCGCCGCACCAGCGAGACGCCGCTCTACCGGATCGTCAAGGATCCGTCGCTGGCGCGCCGCCAGGGCGCCTATTCGGTCGTCTCCGCCTCGGGCCTCATCCTTAAGCGCGGCCACGAACTGGCCCGCGTGCTCACCGTCTTCGACAAAACGCTGAAGCTGGTGGAAGCCTAA
- a CDS encoding DUF1223 domain-containing protein, with amino-acid sequence MILKSLGAAALTALSLLASNPICWAGERLTGVVELFTSQGCKSSPAADANLAVMSKRGDVLTLGYHVGYWDYLGWRDTLANGDSMARQDEYRKTFETRSVYTPQAVVNGRVHVNGSKRGEIEGTLSSLGSTGQGLTVDVDIRKKGDSIVIETGAGGFGKKAHVTIVYYDLPHSVNITAGENSGQQVYYVNPVTGVQAVGMWHGKTAAYELPAREMSKRGPGGFAVLLQSVRPDGSLGPILGAANFPQGAV; translated from the coding sequence ATGATACTGAAGAGCCTTGGCGCCGCCGCTCTGACGGCGCTGTCGCTACTTGCATCCAATCCGATCTGCTGGGCAGGCGAGCGCCTGACCGGTGTCGTCGAGCTGTTCACCAGTCAGGGTTGCAAATCCTCGCCAGCGGCAGATGCCAATCTTGCCGTGATGTCGAAGCGGGGCGATGTCCTGACCCTCGGCTACCATGTCGGCTATTGGGATTATCTCGGCTGGCGCGACACCCTCGCCAATGGCGACAGTATGGCGCGCCAGGACGAATACCGGAAGACCTTCGAGACTCGTTCCGTCTACACGCCGCAAGCCGTCGTCAACGGCCGGGTACACGTCAACGGTTCAAAGCGCGGCGAGATCGAAGGAACGCTGTCGTCTCTAGGCAGCACCGGGCAAGGCCTCACCGTTGACGTTGACATCCGCAAGAAGGGCGACAGCATCGTCATCGAAACCGGCGCAGGCGGTTTCGGGAAGAAGGCCCATGTAACTATCGTTTACTACGACTTGCCACATTCCGTGAACATCACAGCCGGCGAGAACTCCGGCCAGCAGGTATATTACGTCAACCCGGTAACCGGCGTTCAGGCCGTCGGTATGTGGCATGGAAAGACGGCGGCATACGAACTCCCGGCCCGGGAGATGTCCAAGCGGGGTCCAGGCGGATTCGCGGTTTTGTTGCAGTCCGTCCGCCCTGATGGATCTCTTGGGCCGATCCTCGGTGCGGCGAATTTCCCGCAAGGCGCGGTCTGA
- the acnA gene encoding aconitate hydratase AcnA yields the protein MPKSLDSFNARRTLRVGDADYVYFSLIEAEKNGLTGVSQLPFSMKVLLENLLRNEDGRSVTKKSIEAVAEWLVDRGKAGVEIAYRPARVLMQDFTGVPAVVDLAAMRDGIKSLGGDPEKINPLVPVDLVIDHSVIVDEFGSPMAFARNVELEYERNEERYKFLKWGQQAFRNFRVVPPGTGICHQVNLEYLGQVVWTNDEDGELTAYPDTCVGTDSHTTMINGLGVLGWGVGGIEAEAAMLGQPVSMLLPEVIGFRLTGKLKEGVTATDLVLTVTQMLRKKGVVGKFVEFFGPGLSSMTLADRATIGNMAPEYGATCGFFPVDGETLNYLTTSGRTDARIELVEAYSKAQGMWRHDGIADPVFTDTLELDLGDVVPSMAGPKRPEGRQALQDIAAGFAKAMETEYKKTVDISKRYAVEGTDFDLGHGDVVIAAITSCTNTSNPSVLIGAGLLARNANRVGLKQKPWVKTSLAPGSQVVAEYLEKAGLQKELDQIGFNLVGFGCTTCIGNSGPLPGPISKTINDKGLIAAAVLSGNRNFEGRVSPDVQANYLASPPLVVAYALAGTVTKDLTTEPLGEDRNGKPVYLKDIWPTNVEIQEFIAKNVTRELFARKYADVFKGDENWQKVQAPTGQTYAWDDSSTYVQNPPYFVGMGKGFGKIGDIKGARVLGLFGDKITTDHISPAGSIKAASPAGKYLTDHGVGVADFNQYGTRRGNHEVMMRGTFANIRIRNHILGENGREGGYTIHYPSKEEMSIYDAAMEYKKEGVPLVIFAGVEYGNGSSRDWAAKGTNLLGVKAVIAQSFERIHRSNLVGMGIIPFTFEEGTSWASLGLKGDETVEIDGIETIKPRQKMVAKVTFADGTVKNVPVLCRIDTLDELDYFKNGGILQYVLRDLAA from the coding sequence GTGCCAAAATCGCTCGACAGCTTCAACGCCCGGCGCACACTTCGTGTCGGGGACGCAGATTATGTCTACTTCAGCCTTATCGAGGCGGAGAAGAACGGGCTGACCGGCGTCTCGCAGCTGCCTTTCTCCATGAAAGTGCTGCTCGAGAACCTGCTCCGCAACGAAGACGGCCGCTCCGTCACGAAGAAGTCGATCGAGGCGGTCGCCGAATGGCTGGTCGACAGGGGCAAGGCCGGCGTCGAAATTGCCTACCGCCCGGCCCGCGTGCTGATGCAGGACTTTACCGGCGTGCCGGCCGTGGTCGATCTCGCCGCCATGCGCGATGGCATCAAGTCGCTCGGCGGTGATCCGGAAAAGATCAATCCGCTCGTCCCGGTCGACCTCGTCATCGACCATTCCGTCATCGTCGACGAATTCGGCTCGCCGATGGCCTTCGCCCGCAATGTCGAACTCGAATACGAGCGCAACGAGGAGCGCTACAAGTTCCTCAAGTGGGGCCAGCAGGCATTCCGCAACTTCCGCGTCGTGCCGCCCGGCACCGGCATCTGCCACCAGGTCAATCTCGAATATCTCGGCCAGGTCGTCTGGACCAATGACGAGGACGGCGAACTGACCGCCTATCCCGACACCTGCGTCGGCACCGATTCCCACACCACGATGATCAACGGCCTCGGCGTGCTCGGCTGGGGCGTCGGCGGCATCGAGGCCGAGGCCGCGATGCTTGGCCAGCCTGTCTCCATGCTCCTGCCCGAGGTCATCGGCTTCCGCCTCACCGGCAAGCTCAAGGAGGGCGTTACCGCCACCGACCTCGTGCTCACCGTCACCCAGATGCTGCGCAAGAAGGGCGTCGTCGGCAAGTTCGTGGAATTTTTCGGCCCCGGCCTGTCGTCCATGACGCTGGCCGACCGCGCCACCATCGGCAACATGGCACCCGAATACGGCGCCACCTGCGGCTTCTTCCCCGTGGACGGCGAAACGCTCAACTATCTCACCACCTCCGGCCGCACCGACGCCCGCATCGAGCTTGTCGAAGCCTATTCGAAGGCGCAGGGGATGTGGCGCCATGACGGCATCGCCGATCCGGTCTTCACCGACACGCTGGAACTCGATCTGGGCGACGTGGTGCCGTCTATGGCCGGACCGAAGCGTCCGGAGGGCCGCCAGGCGCTGCAGGATATCGCCGCCGGCTTCGCCAAGGCGATGGAAACAGAATACAAGAAGACCGTCGACATCTCGAAGCGCTACGCCGTCGAAGGTACCGATTTCGATCTCGGCCATGGCGACGTGGTCATCGCGGCGATCACCTCCTGCACCAACACGTCCAACCCCTCGGTGCTGATCGGGGCGGGCCTGCTCGCCCGCAACGCCAACCGCGTCGGCCTGAAGCAGAAGCCCTGGGTCAAGACCTCGCTGGCGCCCGGATCGCAGGTCGTCGCGGAATATCTCGAAAAGGCGGGGCTGCAGAAGGAGCTCGACCAGATCGGCTTCAACCTCGTCGGCTTCGGCTGCACCACCTGTATCGGCAATTCCGGCCCGCTGCCCGGCCCGATCTCGAAGACCATCAACGATAAAGGTTTGATTGCTGCCGCGGTCTTGTCCGGCAATCGCAACTTCGAGGGCCGCGTCTCGCCCGACGTGCAGGCCAACTATCTCGCCTCGCCGCCGCTCGTCGTCGCCTACGCGCTCGCCGGCACGGTGACGAAGGACCTGACGACCGAGCCGCTCGGCGAGGACAGGAACGGCAAGCCCGTCTACCTCAAGGACATCTGGCCCACCAATGTCGAGATCCAGGAGTTCATCGCGAAGAACGTCACGCGCGAGCTGTTCGCCCGCAAATATGCCGACGTCTTCAAGGGCGACGAGAACTGGCAGAAGGTCCAGGCTCCTACCGGCCAGACCTATGCCTGGGACGACAGCTCGACCTACGTTCAGAACCCACCTTACTTCGTCGGCATGGGCAAGGGCTTCGGCAAGATCGGCGACATCAAGGGCGCGCGCGTGCTTGGTCTGTTCGGCGACAAGATCACCACCGACCACATCTCGCCGGCCGGCTCGATCAAGGCGGCTTCGCCTGCCGGCAAATATCTCACCGACCACGGCGTCGGCGTCGCCGACTTCAACCAGTACGGGACGCGCCGCGGCAATCATGAGGTGATGATGCGCGGCACCTTCGCCAACATCCGCATCCGCAACCACATACTGGGCGAAAATGGCCGCGAGGGCGGCTACACGATCCACTATCCCTCGAAGGAGGAGATGTCGATCTACGACGCCGCGATGGAATACAAGAAGGAAGGCGTGCCGCTCGTCATCTTCGCCGGTGTCGAATACGGCAACGGCTCGTCGCGCGACTGGGCGGCGAAAGGCACCAACCTGCTCGGCGTCAAGGCGGTGATCGCGCAGTCCTTCGAGCGCATCCACCGTTCGAACCTGGTCGGCATGGGCATCATCCCCTTCACCTTCGAGGAAGGCACCTCCTGGGCCTCCCTCGGCCTCAAGGGCGACGAGACCGTCGAGATCGACGGTATCGAGACGATCAAGCCGCGCCAGAAGATGGTGGCGAAGGTCACCTTCGCCGACGGAACGGTGAAGAACGTGCCCGTGCTCTGCCGCATCGATACGCTGGACGAGCTCGACTACTTCAAAAATGGCGGCATCCTGCAGTACGTGCTTCGCGATCTCGCTGCCTAA
- the ccmA gene encoding heme ABC exporter ATP-binding protein CcmA yields the protein MRLVVENLVGERGGEPVFDGISFALSDGECLVVTGENGSGKSTLLRIVAGLVPASGGSVSLEGGGEAWPDVMSACHYLGDRNAMKPALTVAENLSFRQEFLGRPFLSAEEALEEVALPSVATLPFGYLSTGQRRRVAIAGLLVSFRPVWLLDEPTAGLDLGSERRFSELMRAHLGEGGIIVAATHVPLGIEGAKELVMGGAG from the coding sequence ATGCGGCTTGTCGTCGAGAATCTGGTGGGCGAACGGGGAGGCGAGCCGGTTTTCGACGGCATCTCCTTTGCGCTGTCCGACGGCGAATGCCTGGTCGTCACCGGCGAGAACGGCAGCGGCAAGTCGACACTGCTCAGGATCGTTGCCGGATTGGTGCCGGCTTCGGGCGGGTCGGTGAGCCTCGAAGGGGGCGGCGAGGCGTGGCCGGACGTGATGTCGGCCTGCCACTATCTTGGCGACAGGAACGCGATGAAGCCGGCGCTGACGGTGGCGGAGAACCTGTCGTTCCGGCAGGAGTTCCTCGGGCGGCCGTTCCTGTCGGCGGAGGAGGCGCTGGAAGAGGTAGCGCTGCCGAGCGTCGCCACCCTGCCGTTCGGGTACCTTTCGACGGGACAGAGGCGGCGGGTGGCGATCGCGGGATTGCTTGTGTCGTTCCGCCCGGTCTGGCTGCTGGACGAGCCCACCGCCGGCCTCGACCTCGGCTCGGAGCGGCGGTTTTCGGAGCTGATGCGGGCGCATCTGGGGGAGGGCGGCATCATCGTGGCGGCGACGCATGTGCCGCTGGGGATCGAGGGAGCGAAGGAGCTGGTGATGGGAGGCGCGGGATGA
- the ccmB gene encoding heme exporter protein CcmB, which yields MLALYIRDLRLGVRAGGGALVGVLFFLVVITVAPFAIGPDMNLLSRIGPAMLWIGALLASLLGLDRLFQADREDGSLDLLVIGSSRHMMALVVFVKCLAHWTTSVLPLVVAAPLLALFMNMTFDSALGTALTLLAGTPAITFIGAAGAAVAVSLPRGGLLVTVLVLPLVIPVLIFGVSAAYAVTAEPDPFLPPFLMLCALTLFFAVVGPFAAGYSLKHAAD from the coding sequence ATGCTAGCCCTCTACATCCGCGATCTGAGGCTCGGCGTGCGGGCCGGGGGCGGGGCGCTGGTGGGCGTGCTGTTCTTCCTCGTCGTCATCACGGTGGCGCCGTTCGCGATCGGGCCGGACATGAACCTCCTGTCGCGCATCGGCCCGGCGATGCTGTGGATCGGCGCGCTGCTCGCCAGCCTGCTGGGCCTCGACCGGCTGTTCCAGGCCGACCGCGAGGACGGATCGCTCGACCTGCTCGTCATCGGGTCGAGCCGGCACATGATGGCATTGGTCGTCTTCGTCAAATGCCTGGCGCACTGGACGACGAGCGTGCTGCCGCTGGTGGTCGCGGCACCGCTGCTGGCGCTGTTCATGAACATGACGTTCGACTCCGCGCTGGGCACCGCGCTGACGCTTCTGGCGGGCACGCCGGCGATCACCTTCATCGGCGCGGCCGGCGCCGCGGTCGCCGTCTCGCTGCCGCGCGGCGGGCTGCTGGTGACGGTGCTGGTGCTGCCGCTGGTGATCCCGGTGCTGATCTTCGGCGTGTCGGCTGCCTATGCGGTGACAGCCGAGCCCGACCCGTTCCTGCCGCCCTTCCTGATGCTCTGCGCGCTCACCCTGTTCTTCGCGGTGGTCGGGCCGTTCGCGGCCGGATATTCCCTGAAGCATGCGGCAGACTAG
- a CDS encoding heme ABC transporter permease: MMSDAATQPMRLADLANPTRFLELSGKVLPWLGAAALIVTALGLVMGFAAPEDYQQGSTVRIMYIHVPFAWISMMCYMVMAVAALGTLVWKHPLADVSLKAAAPIGAVFTALALATGSIWGRPMWGTWWVWDGRLTSVFVLFLMYLGLIALTRALDDPARSARAAAIVTLVGVINIPIIKFSVEWWNTLHQPASVMRLDGPTIHSSLLWPLLISALGFTLMFFAFHIIAMRAEIWRRRVSAMRRMMAKRADRDAAA; this comes from the coding sequence ATGATGAGCGACGCCGCGACACAGCCGATGCGACTTGCCGACCTCGCCAACCCGACCCGGTTCCTCGAACTCTCGGGCAAGGTATTGCCGTGGCTGGGCGCCGCCGCACTGATCGTCACGGCGCTCGGCCTCGTCATGGGCTTCGCGGCGCCGGAGGACTACCAGCAGGGCTCGACGGTCAGGATCATGTATATCCACGTGCCTTTCGCCTGGATATCCATGATGTGCTACATGGTGATGGCGGTCGCGGCGCTCGGCACGCTGGTGTGGAAACATCCGCTGGCCGACGTGTCGCTGAAGGCCGCGGCCCCGATCGGCGCCGTGTTCACGGCGCTGGCGCTCGCCACCGGCTCCATCTGGGGCCGGCCGATGTGGGGCACTTGGTGGGTGTGGGACGGGCGGCTGACCTCGGTCTTCGTGCTGTTCCTGATGTATCTCGGCCTGATCGCTTTGACTCGCGCGCTGGACGACCCGGCGCGGTCGGCCCGCGCGGCGGCCATCGTGACGCTGGTCGGCGTCATCAACATCCCGATCATCAAGTTTTCGGTCGAATGGTGGAACACGCTGCACCAGCCCGCCTCGGTCATGCGGCTCGACGGGCCGACCATCCATTCGAGCCTGCTCTGGCCGCTGCTGATTTCTGCGCTCGGATTCACGCTCATGTTCTTCGCCTTCCACATCATAGCGATGCGGGCGGAGATCTGGCGCCGCCGCGTCTCGGCGATGCGGCGCATGATGGCCAAGCGCGCCGACCGGGACGCCGCGGCATGA
- the ccmD gene encoding heme exporter protein CcmD — MNHALFVAAAYVVSVVALLGLGAWILLDQRARQKEMADLEAAGVKRRSERKARRDAAG, encoded by the coding sequence ATGAACCACGCGCTGTTCGTCGCCGCCGCCTACGTCGTGTCAGTCGTCGCCCTGCTCGGGCTCGGCGCGTGGATCCTGCTCGACCAGCGGGCGCGGCAGAAGGAAATGGCCGATCTCGAGGCTGCCGGCGTGAAGCGCCGCTCGGAGCGGAAGGCCCGCCGTGACGCCGCAGGCTGA
- a CDS encoding DsbE family thiol:disulfide interchange protein, which produces MTPQAEPKPKGRAWLALLPLAFFLALAALFMTQLMSGKDNSIVPSALIGAQAPATDLPPLDGTGLPGLNSSAFAGKVTLVNVWASWCAPCRQEHPLLMELAGDKRIVLTGLNYKDTPENARRFLGSLGNPFAAIGVDATGSTTIDWGVYGVPETFLVGKDGRILYKHVGPFTPESVRDELMPEIEKALAG; this is translated from the coding sequence GTGACGCCGCAGGCTGAACCGAAACCGAAGGGGCGCGCCTGGCTGGCGCTGTTGCCGCTCGCCTTCTTCCTGGCGCTGGCGGCGCTGTTCATGACGCAGCTGATGTCCGGCAAGGACAATTCGATCGTGCCCTCGGCGCTGATCGGCGCGCAGGCGCCGGCGACCGACCTGCCGCCGCTCGACGGCACCGGCCTGCCCGGGCTCAATTCGTCAGCCTTCGCCGGCAAGGTGACGCTGGTCAATGTCTGGGCGTCGTGGTGCGCGCCGTGCCGGCAGGAACATCCGCTGCTGATGGAGTTGGCCGGCGACAAGCGCATCGTTCTGACTGGTCTGAACTACAAGGACACGCCGGAGAACGCGCGCCGCTTCCTTGGCAGCCTCGGCAATCCGTTCGCCGCGATCGGGGTGGATGCGACGGGTTCGACGACGATCGACTGGGGCGTCTACGGCGTGCCCGAAACCTTCCTCGTCGGCAAGGATGGGCGCATCCTCTACAAGCATGTCGGGCCGTTCACGCCGGAATCGGTGCGCGACGAGCTGATGCCCGAGATCGAGAAGGCGCTGGCCGGCTGA
- a CDS encoding septation protein A, which yields MSEPILERDPADPRRKEINPYLKFALELGPLLIFFFANARGEWLAERFPTLADLGGPIFIATGLFMAATAVALAVSWALTRTLPIMPLVSGVVVFVFGGLTLWLQDATFIKMKPTIVNTLFGAVLLGGLLFGRSLLGYVFDSAFKLDAEGWRKLTLRWGLFFLFLAVVNEVVWRNFSEETWVAFKVWGIMPITIAFTLFQMPLIIRHSTEELGKK from the coding sequence ATGAGCGAACCCATCCTCGAACGCGACCCGGCCGATCCGCGGCGCAAGGAAATCAACCCCTATCTCAAGTTCGCGCTGGAACTCGGGCCGCTGTTGATCTTCTTCTTTGCCAATGCCCGCGGCGAATGGCTGGCTGAGCGTTTCCCCACACTTGCCGATCTCGGCGGTCCGATCTTCATCGCCACCGGCCTGTTCATGGCCGCCACGGCGGTCGCGCTGGCCGTCTCCTGGGCACTCACCCGCACGCTGCCGATCATGCCGCTGGTCTCGGGCGTGGTCGTCTTCGTCTTCGGCGGGCTGACGCTCTGGCTGCAGGACGCGACCTTCATCAAGATGAAGCCCACCATCGTCAATACGCTGTTCGGCGCGGTGCTGCTCGGCGGTCTCCTCTTCGGCCGCTCGCTGCTCGGCTACGTCTTCGATTCCGCCTTCAAGCTCGATGCGGAGGGCTGGCGCAAGCTGACGCTGCGCTGGGGCCTGTTCTTCCTCTTCCTGGCAGTGGTCAACGAAGTCGTGTGGCGCAACTTCTCGGAAGAGACCTGGGTTGCGTTCAAGGTCTGGGGCATCATGCCCATCACCATCGCCTTCACCCTGTTCCAGATGCCGCTGATCATCCGCCATTCCACCGAGGAACTCGGCAAGAAATAG
- the ftsY gene encoding signal recognition particle-docking protein FtsY, translating to MAFDFIKKVFTFGRKAEEEKAPPADGTPPAAPEQPALAPYVGIDEQPATEAPPQALPEAEILPPIREPDPVAGDALRAEVAPEPTSIPEPSGVETAPVPPSPPLEAERSPVAEAPPAAEILPPIRVAEPIPPPAIEAEIAPELPALPPVDARTQTAEPEPVAQPPEEPAPEAVEPPAPVVVEPPPVDAPQVAAPAPAEPVSAAPAVPDLPAEPVSVSEPAPVAVEPPSLEGVQTPVPAPVAATPAVPPAGKVTVAKKVEARVEPVAPAAPAPRPTWFQRMREGLARSSRELSSSIAGVFTKKKLDEDTLQDLEDVLIRADLGVETALRVTDTLASTRLGRDVSEAEVRTVMAQEIEKVLKPVALPLELDLSHKPHVILVVGVNGTGKTTTIGKLAAKLTAGGLKVMLAAGDTFRAAAIEQLKIWGERTRSPVISSKLGADAAGLAYDAFEKAKEAGSDVLIIDTAGRLQNKAELMAELEKIVRVLAKLDPEAPHTVLQTVDATTGQNALNQVEIFRNIAGVNGLVMTKLDGTARGGILVAIAAKHRLPVYFIGVGEQVDDLEPFSANDFARAIAGVQ from the coding sequence ATGGCATTCGATTTCATCAAGAAGGTGTTCACCTTCGGCCGCAAGGCCGAGGAGGAGAAGGCGCCGCCGGCCGATGGAACGCCTCCCGCCGCGCCGGAACAGCCGGCGCTCGCACCCTATGTCGGGATCGACGAGCAGCCCGCCACCGAGGCGCCGCCGCAGGCCTTGCCCGAGGCCGAAATCCTGCCCCCGATCCGCGAGCCGGACCCTGTCGCCGGCGACGCGCTGAGGGCCGAGGTCGCGCCGGAGCCCACCTCGATCCCCGAACCGTCGGGCGTCGAGACCGCCCCGGTTCCCCCCTCCCCGCCGCTCGAGGCCGAGCGTTCGCCGGTTGCCGAAGCGCCGCCGGCGGCCGAGATCCTGCCTCCCATCCGCGTTGCCGAACCGATCCCGCCTCCGGCGATCGAGGCGGAAATCGCACCGGAATTGCCGGCGCTGCCGCCCGTCGACGCTCGCACCCAGACGGCCGAACCGGAGCCTGTCGCCCAGCCGCCGGAAGAACCCGCACCTGAAGCGGTCGAGCCTCCCGCTCCCGTGGTGGTCGAACCGCCGCCGGTCGACGCACCCCAGGTCGCCGCGCCGGCGCCAGCGGAGCCGGTGTCTGCAGCCCCGGCCGTTCCGGACCTACCGGCGGAACCGGTCTCGGTTTCGGAGCCAGCGCCCGTCGCCGTCGAGCCTCCGTCCCTCGAGGGGGTCCAAACCCCGGTCCCGGCGCCCGTCGCCGCGACGCCCGCCGTGCCACCTGCCGGCAAGGTCACCGTCGCGAAGAAGGTCGAGGCCAGGGTCGAGCCGGTCGCCCCCGCCGCCCCCGCGCCGCGCCCGACCTGGTTCCAGCGCATGCGCGAGGGCCTGGCGCGCTCCTCGCGCGAACTGTCATCCAGCATCGCTGGCGTCTTCACCAAGAAGAAGCTCGACGAAGACACGCTGCAGGATCTGGAAGACGTGCTCATCCGCGCCGACCTCGGCGTCGAGACGGCACTGCGCGTCACCGACACGCTCGCCTCGACCCGCCTCGGCCGCGACGTGTCGGAGGCCGAAGTCCGCACGGTCATGGCGCAGGAGATCGAGAAGGTGCTGAAGCCGGTGGCTCTGCCGCTCGAACTCGACCTGAGCCACAAGCCGCACGTCATCCTCGTCGTCGGCGTCAACGGCACCGGCAAGACCACCACCATCGGCAAGCTCGCCGCCAAGCTCACCGCCGGGGGACTGAAGGTGATGCTCGCGGCCGGCGACACGTTCCGCGCGGCTGCGATCGAACAGTTGAAGATCTGGGGCGAACGCACCCGCTCGCCCGTCATTTCCTCGAAGCTCGGCGCCGACGCCGCCGGCCTCGCCTACGACGCCTTCGAAAAGGCGAAGGAGGCCGGCTCCGACGTGTTGATCATAGACACTGCCGGCCGCCTGCAGAACAAGGCGGAACTGATGGCGGAGCTGGAGAAGATCGTCCGCGTTCTCGCCAAGCTGGACCCGGAGGCGCCGCACACCGTGCTGCAGACCGTCGATGCGACCACCGGCCAGAACGCCCTCAATCAGGTCGAAATCTTCCGCAACATTGCCGGCGTGAACGGCCTCGTCATGACCAAGCTCGACGGCACCGCGCGCGGCGGCATCCTTGTCGCCATCGCCGCGAAGCATAGATTGCCGGTCTACTTCATCGGCGTCGGCGAACAGGTCGACGACCTCGAACCCTTCTCGGCCAACGATTTCGCCCGCGCGATCGCCGGAGTGCAATGA